One window from the genome of Pelobates fuscus isolate aPelFus1 chromosome 13, aPelFus1.pri, whole genome shotgun sequence encodes:
- the LOC134582538 gene encoding homeobox protein SIX4-like isoform X2, whose product MSSPPHGTVHAVSIKQEDALEPPAFSMEPGTEEGVKGAPYTLAFSPEHVACVCEALQQGGDLDRLARFLWSLPQTDLLRGNESILKARALVAFHQGRYQELFSVLESHNFDPSNHAVLQDLWYKARYNEAEKARGRALGAVDKYRLRRKFPLPRTIWDGEETVYCFKEKSRNALKELYKHNRYPSPAAKRNLAKITGLSLTQVSNWFKNRRQRDRNPSEAQSKSESDGNHSTEDESSKGQDDLSPHPLSSSDGVSNINLTSPTDTIYMQHIGNKISLGSSGVLLNGSLVSSNNSPVFLNGGSLIQGHNGVLLNGLNMANSQTVTLNSTKMTSTMGSNGVSNGDILGSSEDVKDFKILQSAMSDSTATYTSTMQPTFPGLIPATEVKSETIETSTSQDGGTLVTFTGPIQINPYGIVQIPNTGTNSQLINGSIGFSTLQLPSVAVSQGDVVRSSPKDRMNLDQTLSPQRVNVDSPKTIRQSVDLDMTHRESNAGLHKTSPISCMYPPFPKALDKPHSSKLNSEETLNEEQNRVENCNFRESTNPGILSFPVNRAKSGKIQLEAGETSESFMSIEESFFRDINSHFDSESSSPLPRPKRRLKKKFRKRSGRLSESSHVVDLPCSRNLDRIPANLKPKMQTPISSVDDRLEDLCELQKTVAAELHGLRSEVANIGEILGKMLQVLEKSVCSPTPESNSLRND is encoded by the exons ATGTCTTCCCCTCCACACGGGACAGTCCATGCAGTCAGCATTAAGCAGGAAGATGCCCTGGAGCCCCCAGCCTTCTCCATGGAGCCTGGCACTGAGGAGGGGGTGAAGGGCGCCCCCTACACCCTGGCTTTCTCCCCGGAGCACGTCGCCTGTGTGTGCGAGGCTCTGCAGCAGGGGGGGGACCTGGACAGGCTGGCCCGGTTCCTGTGGTCGCTGCCCCAGACCGATCTGCTACGTGGCAATGAGAGCATTCTCAAAGCCCGGGCGCTGGTGGCTTTCCACCAGGGCCGGTACCAGGAGCTCTTCTCGGTCCTGGAGAGCCACAACTTCGACCCGTCCAACCACGCCGTGCTGCAGGACCTTTGGTACAAGGCGCGGTATAACGAGGCGGAGAAGGCCCGGGGGAGGGCGCTGGGGGCCGTGGATAAGTACCGGCTGAGGAGGAAGTTCCCCCTACCCCGCACCATCTGGGACGGCGAGGAGACCGTCTACTGCTTCAAGGAGAAGTCACGGAACGCACTCAAAGAGCTCTACAAGCACAACCGGTACCCGTCCCCGGCAGCCAAGCGGAACCTGGCCAAGATCACCGGCCTGTCCCTCACCCAGGTCAGCAACTGGTTCAAGAACCGCCGCCAGCGCGACCGCAACCCGTCCGAAGCGCAGTCCAAGAG tGAATCTGATGGCAATCATAGCACTGAAGATGAATCCAGCAAAGGTCAAGACGACTTGTCTCCTCATCCTCTTTCTAGCTCAGATGGAGTTTCCAACATAAATCTTACTAGTCCAACTGACACAATTTATATGCAGCACATTGGAAATAAAATCTCGTTGGGTTCCTCAGGAGTTCTGTTAAATGGAAGCTTGGTGTCTTCAAACAATTCACCGGTCTTTCTTAATGGTGGTTCTCTCATCCAAGGGCACAATGGCGTGCTTCTCAATGGCTTAAACATGGCAAACTCACAAACTGTTACATTGAATTCCACCAAAATGACTTCAACCATGGGGAGCAATGGAGTTTCAAACGGTGACATCTTGGGGTCTTCAGAAGATGTTAAAGACTTCAAGATCTTGCAGTCTGCAATGTCAGATTCAACAGCAACATATACTAGTACCATGCAGCCTACTTTCCCTGGGCTAATTCCTGCCACAGAAGTCAAAAGTGAAACTATTGAGACCTCCACATCTCAAGATGGTGGTACTTTGGTTACGTTCACTGGTCCTATACAGATAAACCCGTACGGCATTGTACAGATCCCCAATACAGGAACAAATAGTCAATTGATTAATGGAAGCATTGGGTTCTCCACACTCCAACTACCTTCTGTTGCAGTTTCACAAG gaGATGTCGTACGCTCTTCTCCCAAAGATCGCATGAACCTGGATCAGACACTTTCACCACAGAGAGTGAATGTTGATTCTCCGAAGACAATTCGGCAGAGCGTTGATCTAGACATGACGCACAGAGAGTCAAATGCCGGTCTCCACAAAACCTCCCCCATATCTTGCATGTATCCACCTTTTCCAAAAGCACTGGATAAACCTCACTCTTCTAAATTGAATTCAGAGGAAACACTGAATGAAGAACAGAATAGGGTAGAAAATTGTAACTTTCGAGAAAGCACCAATCCTGGAATCCTTTCATTTCCTGTGAACAGAGCCAAATCTGGCAAGATCCAATTGGAAGCAGGAGAAACCTCAGAAAGTTTTATGTCAATAGAAGAATCCTTTTTTCGAGACATAAATTCTCACTTTGACAGTGAATCGTCTTCCCCTTTACCGCGGCCCAAAcggaggttaaaaaaaaagtttagaaaacGTTCTGGGAGGCTGTCTGAGTCTTCTCATGTTGTGGATCTTCCTTGTAGTAGAAACCTGGACCGTATTCCTGCAAATCTTAAGCCAAAAATGCAGACCCCGATCTCGTCAGTTGATGACCGACTTGAGGATCTATGTGAGCTACAGAAGACTGTGGCTGCTGAACTCCATGGACTGCGAAGTGAGGTGGCTAACATTGGAGAGATTCTGGGAAAGATGTTACAAGTTCTCGAAAAGTCTGTGTGCTCTCCCACTCCAGAAAGTAATTCCTTAAGGAATGACTGA
- the LOC134582538 gene encoding homeobox protein SIX4-like isoform X3: MSSPPHGTVHAVSIKQEDALEPPAFSMEPGTEEGVKGAPYTLAFSPEHVACVCEALQQGGDLDRLARFLWSLPQTDLLRGNESILKARALVAFHQGRYQELFSVLESHNFDPSNHAVLQDLWYKARYNEAEKARGRALGAVDKYRLRRKFPLPRTIWDGEETVYCFKEKSRNALKELYKHNRYPSPAAKRNLAKITGLSLTQVSNWFKNRRQRDRNPSEAQSKSESDGNHSTEDESSKGQDDLSPHPLSSSDGVSNINLTSPTDTIYMQHIGNKISLGSSGVLLNGSLVSSNNSPVFLNGGSLIQGHNGVLLNGLNMANSQTVTLNSTKMTSTMGSNGVSNGDILGSSEDVKDFKILQSAMSDSTATYTSTMQPTFPGLIPATEVKSETIETSTSQDGGTLVTFTGPIQINPYGIVQIPNTGTNSQLINGSIGFSTLQLPSVAVSQESQEVV; this comes from the exons ATGTCTTCCCCTCCACACGGGACAGTCCATGCAGTCAGCATTAAGCAGGAAGATGCCCTGGAGCCCCCAGCCTTCTCCATGGAGCCTGGCACTGAGGAGGGGGTGAAGGGCGCCCCCTACACCCTGGCTTTCTCCCCGGAGCACGTCGCCTGTGTGTGCGAGGCTCTGCAGCAGGGGGGGGACCTGGACAGGCTGGCCCGGTTCCTGTGGTCGCTGCCCCAGACCGATCTGCTACGTGGCAATGAGAGCATTCTCAAAGCCCGGGCGCTGGTGGCTTTCCACCAGGGCCGGTACCAGGAGCTCTTCTCGGTCCTGGAGAGCCACAACTTCGACCCGTCCAACCACGCCGTGCTGCAGGACCTTTGGTACAAGGCGCGGTATAACGAGGCGGAGAAGGCCCGGGGGAGGGCGCTGGGGGCCGTGGATAAGTACCGGCTGAGGAGGAAGTTCCCCCTACCCCGCACCATCTGGGACGGCGAGGAGACCGTCTACTGCTTCAAGGAGAAGTCACGGAACGCACTCAAAGAGCTCTACAAGCACAACCGGTACCCGTCCCCGGCAGCCAAGCGGAACCTGGCCAAGATCACCGGCCTGTCCCTCACCCAGGTCAGCAACTGGTTCAAGAACCGCCGCCAGCGCGACCGCAACCCGTCCGAAGCGCAGTCCAAGAG tGAATCTGATGGCAATCATAGCACTGAAGATGAATCCAGCAAAGGTCAAGACGACTTGTCTCCTCATCCTCTTTCTAGCTCAGATGGAGTTTCCAACATAAATCTTACTAGTCCAACTGACACAATTTATATGCAGCACATTGGAAATAAAATCTCGTTGGGTTCCTCAGGAGTTCTGTTAAATGGAAGCTTGGTGTCTTCAAACAATTCACCGGTCTTTCTTAATGGTGGTTCTCTCATCCAAGGGCACAATGGCGTGCTTCTCAATGGCTTAAACATGGCAAACTCACAAACTGTTACATTGAATTCCACCAAAATGACTTCAACCATGGGGAGCAATGGAGTTTCAAACGGTGACATCTTGGGGTCTTCAGAAGATGTTAAAGACTTCAAGATCTTGCAGTCTGCAATGTCAGATTCAACAGCAACATATACTAGTACCATGCAGCCTACTTTCCCTGGGCTAATTCCTGCCACAGAAGTCAAAAGTGAAACTATTGAGACCTCCACATCTCAAGATGGTGGTACTTTGGTTACGTTCACTGGTCCTATACAGATAAACCCGTACGGCATTGTACAGATCCCCAATACAGGAACAAATAGTCAATTGATTAATGGAAGCATTGGGTTCTCCACACTCCAACTACCTTCTGTTGCAGTTTCACAAG AGAGTCAAGAAGTCGTCTGA
- the LOC134582538 gene encoding homeobox protein SIX4-like isoform X1, which translates to MSSPPHGTVHAVSIKQEDALEPPAFSMEPGTEEGVKGAPYTLAFSPEHVACVCEALQQGGDLDRLARFLWSLPQTDLLRGNESILKARALVAFHQGRYQELFSVLESHNFDPSNHAVLQDLWYKARYNEAEKARGRALGAVDKYRLRRKFPLPRTIWDGEETVYCFKEKSRNALKELYKHNRYPSPAAKRNLAKITGLSLTQVSNWFKNRRQRDRNPSEAQSKSESDGNHSTEDESSKGQDDLSPHPLSSSDGVSNINLTSPTDTIYMQHIGNKISLGSSGVLLNGSLVSSNNSPVFLNGGSLIQGHNGVLLNGLNMANSQTVTLNSTKMTSTMGSNGVSNGDILGSSEDVKDFKILQSAMSDSTATYTSTMQPTFPGLIPATEVKSETIETSTSQDGGTLVTFTGPIQINPYGIVQIPNTGTNSQLINGSIGFSTLQLPSVAVSQGNLSVTACTSDGGTFTSDTISSGDQGKVFLSSITPSTVVYTVPHSIKQDGLERSLVFSPLMPVNQNATQVNISMSSEDALQSVAASLVNGTNAQNFSLMPPTLITASGHLASITGNQSTTLNQSISSSAATTTSVTACSSAHFAPLSNCHYITTQDLLSVSQAQHSLGESVTASSNNGSHPETQIHHDFGSRNSMILQSVPVTKENYLPSSHNTTISGSVMLLDAKSKYVISNMVNTTCEELETDKKELAKLQNVQMDEDMHDM; encoded by the exons ATGTCTTCCCCTCCACACGGGACAGTCCATGCAGTCAGCATTAAGCAGGAAGATGCCCTGGAGCCCCCAGCCTTCTCCATGGAGCCTGGCACTGAGGAGGGGGTGAAGGGCGCCCCCTACACCCTGGCTTTCTCCCCGGAGCACGTCGCCTGTGTGTGCGAGGCTCTGCAGCAGGGGGGGGACCTGGACAGGCTGGCCCGGTTCCTGTGGTCGCTGCCCCAGACCGATCTGCTACGTGGCAATGAGAGCATTCTCAAAGCCCGGGCGCTGGTGGCTTTCCACCAGGGCCGGTACCAGGAGCTCTTCTCGGTCCTGGAGAGCCACAACTTCGACCCGTCCAACCACGCCGTGCTGCAGGACCTTTGGTACAAGGCGCGGTATAACGAGGCGGAGAAGGCCCGGGGGAGGGCGCTGGGGGCCGTGGATAAGTACCGGCTGAGGAGGAAGTTCCCCCTACCCCGCACCATCTGGGACGGCGAGGAGACCGTCTACTGCTTCAAGGAGAAGTCACGGAACGCACTCAAAGAGCTCTACAAGCACAACCGGTACCCGTCCCCGGCAGCCAAGCGGAACCTGGCCAAGATCACCGGCCTGTCCCTCACCCAGGTCAGCAACTGGTTCAAGAACCGCCGCCAGCGCGACCGCAACCCGTCCGAAGCGCAGTCCAAGAG tGAATCTGATGGCAATCATAGCACTGAAGATGAATCCAGCAAAGGTCAAGACGACTTGTCTCCTCATCCTCTTTCTAGCTCAGATGGAGTTTCCAACATAAATCTTACTAGTCCAACTGACACAATTTATATGCAGCACATTGGAAATAAAATCTCGTTGGGTTCCTCAGGAGTTCTGTTAAATGGAAGCTTGGTGTCTTCAAACAATTCACCGGTCTTTCTTAATGGTGGTTCTCTCATCCAAGGGCACAATGGCGTGCTTCTCAATGGCTTAAACATGGCAAACTCACAAACTGTTACATTGAATTCCACCAAAATGACTTCAACCATGGGGAGCAATGGAGTTTCAAACGGTGACATCTTGGGGTCTTCAGAAGATGTTAAAGACTTCAAGATCTTGCAGTCTGCAATGTCAGATTCAACAGCAACATATACTAGTACCATGCAGCCTACTTTCCCTGGGCTAATTCCTGCCACAGAAGTCAAAAGTGAAACTATTGAGACCTCCACATCTCAAGATGGTGGTACTTTGGTTACGTTCACTGGTCCTATACAGATAAACCCGTACGGCATTGTACAGATCCCCAATACAGGAACAAATAGTCAATTGATTAATGGAAGCATTGGGTTCTCCACACTCCAACTACCTTCTGTTGCAGTTTCACAAG GTAACCTTTCGGTCACTGCCTGTACGTCAGATGGGGGAACGTTTACAAGTGACACCATCTCAAGTGGTGATCAGGGTAAGGTGTTTCTTAGTTCCATCACACCTAGCACAGTAGTCTACACCGTTCCGCATTCTATCAAACAAGACGGGCTAGAAAGAAGCCTTGTTTTTTCTCCGCTAATGCCTGTCAATCAAAACGCAACACAAGTAAATATTAGCATGTCTTCGGAAGATGCTCTTCAGTCTGTTGCAGCCTCCCTTGTAAATGGAACTAATGCACAGAATTTTTCACTGATGCCACCTACCTTAATAACTGCTTCTGGACATCTTGCTTCTATTACTGGAAATCAGTCCACAACACTAAACCAGTCAATCTCCTCCTCTGCGGCTACCACAACCAGTGTGACGGCCTGTAGTAGTGCTCACTTTGCACCTCTTTCTAATTGTCACTACATCACGACCCAAGATCTGCTGTCTGTTTCTCAAGCACAGCATTCTCTGGGGGAATCTGTTACTGCAAGTAGCAACAATGGTAGCCATCCTGAAACACAAATCCATCATGATTTTGGTAGTCGGAACAGCATGATTTTGCAGTCTGTGCCAGTCACAAAAGAAAATTACCTGCCCAGTTCTCACAACACTACAATAAGTGGGAGCGTCATGCTGCTGGATGCAAAATCAAAGTACGTGATAAGTAACATGGTAAATACTACCTGCGAAGAACTCGAAACGGACAAAAAGGAATTGGCCAAGCTTCAGAATGTTCAGATGGACGAAGATATGCATgacatgtaa